A region from the Hylaeus volcanicus isolate JK05 chromosome 6, UHH_iyHylVolc1.0_haploid, whole genome shotgun sequence genome encodes:
- the LOC128879122 gene encoding leucine-rich repeat flightless-interacting protein 2 isoform X2, with protein sequence MRELERLQKEAEETADRVYDMCSADVNRTMRVTPDSVRTSRLLTNSNNFQSSRRSSEDSLEDAGLSRDLRLELKEFEEKFRKAMIANAQLDNEKSSYAYQVDLLKDKLEELEETVAQLCRELREKNRDSEQLKRISQRLKDELDICHAQLIERDTLIQENGLVIIDDEESENEDNDVENGPRPRRRVLVSTEAAELLQNAGKGSLDVRLRKFASEKKELQDEIRHLRLELEETRNRIRSERSPGSVLGCLSDSEDVQREANKLLADYKFKIQKAEQDMSTLQATVARLESQVIRYKSAAEASEKAEDELKVEKRKLQREVRETQGRVEELETANSHLQRRLDKLKNAKSALLKEL encoded by the exons ATGCGCGAATTAGAAAGGCTGCAAAAAGAGGCAGAGGAGACTGCGGATAGAGTTTACGACATGTGTTCAG CTGACGTCAATAGAACAATGAGAGTAACTCCTGATTCTGTAAGGACATCGCGTCTCCTTACAAACtctaacaattttcaatccaGTCGTAGATCTTCCGAAGATTCCTTGGAAGATGCTGGCCTAAGCAGAGACCTCAGG TTAGAGTTGAAGGAGTTTGAGgagaaatttagaaaagcaatgaTAGCTAATGCTCAGTTAGACAATGAAAAGTCTTCTTATGCCTATCAAGTTGATTTATTGAAAGACAAGCTGGAAGAGTTGGAAGAAACAGTTGCACAACTATGCAGGGAACTTAGAGAGAAGAATCGGGACTCTGAACAGTTAAAAAGAATCAGTCAGAGATTAAAAGATGAATTAGATATATGCCATGCCCAGCTAATAGAAAGAGATACGCTTATACaa GAGAATGGTCTAGTTATTATTGATGACGAGGAAAGCGAAAACGAAGATAATGACGTCGAAAATGGTCCACGTCCGAGACGAAGAGTACTAGTCAGTACGGAAGCAGcagaattattgcaaaatgcTGGAAAAGGTTCATTAG atGTTCGGCTGAGAAAATTTGCTTctgaaaaaaaggaattgcAGGATGAAATACGCCACTTACGATTGGAATTGGAGGAGACCAGAAATCGTATTAGATCCGAAAGATCACCCGGTTCAGTATTAG GTTGTTTATCAGACAGCGAAGACGTGCAACGAGAAGCAAATAAACTCCTGGCagattataaatttaagattCAAAAAGCAGAACAAGATATGTCCACGTTGCAAGCCACAGTGGCTAGGCTAGAAAGTCAAGTGATACGTTACAAGTCGGCGGCAGAAGCATCCGAGAAAGCAGAAGACGAATTGAAAGtcgaaaagagaaaattacAAAGAGAA GTCAGAGAGACTCAAGGTCGCGTGGAAGAGTTGGAGACGGCAAATTCTCATCTCCAGAGGCGATTGGATAAACTGAAAAACGCGAAATCAGCTCTTCTTAAGGAGCTTTGA
- the LOC128879122 gene encoding leucine-rich repeat flightless-interacting protein 2 isoform X1, with product MESAIAGRRRTATRHSAEDQAFDQIAKEAEARLAARRQARAEAREIRMRELERLQKEAEETADRVYDMCSADVNRTMRVTPDSVRTSRLLTNSNNFQSSRRSSEDSLEDAGLSRDLRLELKEFEEKFRKAMIANAQLDNEKSSYAYQVDLLKDKLEELEETVAQLCRELREKNRDSEQLKRISQRLKDELDICHAQLIERDTLIQENGLVIIDDEESENEDNDVENGPRPRRRVLVSTEAAELLQNAGKGSLDVRLRKFASEKKELQDEIRHLRLELEETRNRIRSERSPGSVLGCLSDSEDVQREANKLLADYKFKIQKAEQDMSTLQATVARLESQVIRYKSAAEASEKAEDELKVEKRKLQREVRETQGRVEELETANSHLQRRLDKLKNAKSALLKEL from the exons ATGGAATCTGCTATAGCTGGGCGTAGACGGACTGCTACGCGACATTCAGCAGAGGATCAAGCTTTCGATCAGATTGCCAAGGAG GCAGAAGCTAGATTAGCTGCTAGAAGACAAGCAAGAGCAGAAGCAAGAGAGATACGGATGCGCGAATTAGAAAGGCTGCAAAAAGAGGCAGAGGAGACTGCGGATAGAGTTTACGACATGTGTTCAG CTGACGTCAATAGAACAATGAGAGTAACTCCTGATTCTGTAAGGACATCGCGTCTCCTTACAAACtctaacaattttcaatccaGTCGTAGATCTTCCGAAGATTCCTTGGAAGATGCTGGCCTAAGCAGAGACCTCAGG TTAGAGTTGAAGGAGTTTGAGgagaaatttagaaaagcaatgaTAGCTAATGCTCAGTTAGACAATGAAAAGTCTTCTTATGCCTATCAAGTTGATTTATTGAAAGACAAGCTGGAAGAGTTGGAAGAAACAGTTGCACAACTATGCAGGGAACTTAGAGAGAAGAATCGGGACTCTGAACAGTTAAAAAGAATCAGTCAGAGATTAAAAGATGAATTAGATATATGCCATGCCCAGCTAATAGAAAGAGATACGCTTATACaa GAGAATGGTCTAGTTATTATTGATGACGAGGAAAGCGAAAACGAAGATAATGACGTCGAAAATGGTCCACGTCCGAGACGAAGAGTACTAGTCAGTACGGAAGCAGcagaattattgcaaaatgcTGGAAAAGGTTCATTAG atGTTCGGCTGAGAAAATTTGCTTctgaaaaaaaggaattgcAGGATGAAATACGCCACTTACGATTGGAATTGGAGGAGACCAGAAATCGTATTAGATCCGAAAGATCACCCGGTTCAGTATTAG GTTGTTTATCAGACAGCGAAGACGTGCAACGAGAAGCAAATAAACTCCTGGCagattataaatttaagattCAAAAAGCAGAACAAGATATGTCCACGTTGCAAGCCACAGTGGCTAGGCTAGAAAGTCAAGTGATACGTTACAAGTCGGCGGCAGAAGCATCCGAGAAAGCAGAAGACGAATTGAAAGtcgaaaagagaaaattacAAAGAGAA GTCAGAGAGACTCAAGGTCGCGTGGAAGAGTTGGAGACGGCAAATTCTCATCTCCAGAGGCGATTGGATAAACTGAAAAACGCGAAATCAGCTCTTCTTAAGGAGCTTTGA
- the LOC128879121 gene encoding dnaJ homolog subfamily C member 1 has protein sequence MRVSLVIFGILSFFDVYRFTNAWDNDELEVFDVVEEVNQNFYQVLGVPQAANASEIKKAFRRLSLQLHPDKNPAEDAEQQFRKLVAVYDILKDPGKRQKYDNVLINGLPNWRSAVYYYRHVRKMGLAELSIILFLVITVGQYLVAWAAYFEKRYTYEQVLGSKLQKMQKKNKKGKMDVPDLADILEKIPTPSIWNTLPFQFPRWIIAFTLSVPNLVCIMHDVLEERKRRKKQEEEEALAQEIGEPEPEPVSRTRRRRPGFTPQERNINNVKEAPKRNCDQTNHVYQKPTASGGGLWTDDDILELIKLVKKYPSGISERWDKIANAMNRTVADVTYMAKKVKDERLKPCVSTEEIAVEERPKKIKIRVENIDNITDWSQEQQKAFETALIKYPKGMSLDRWEKIANCVQGKTKDECQTRYRQLVELVKKKQQIQ, from the exons atgAGAGTGTCATTAgtcatttttggaattttatcgtttttcgACGTGTACAGATTTACGAACGCTTGGGATAATGACGAGTTGGAGGTGTTCGACGTTGTCGAGGAAGTTAATCAAAACTTTTACCAAGTCCTCGGTGTTCCACAG gCTGCGAACGCTTCGGAGATTAAAAAGGCTTTTAGGCGATTGTCTCTCCAATTGCACCCAGACAAAAATCCTGCAGAAGATGCAGAGCAGCAATTTAGAAAA ttGGTCGCCGTGTACGATATATTGAAAGATCCTGGAAAAAGGCAAAAATACGACAATGTGCTCATTAACGGATTGCCGAATTGGCGATCAGCTGTATATTACTACCGCCATGTGCGGAAAATGGGTCTTGCAGAATtaagtataattttgttcttagTTATTACAGTTGGACAATATCTAGTAGCTTGGGCTGCATATTTTGAGAagagatatacatat GAACAAGTGTTAGGTAGTAAGCTtcagaaaatgcaaaaaaaaaataagaaaggaaaaatggaTGTGCCAGATTTAGCggatattttagaaaagatTCCCACTCCAAGCATCTGGAATACACttccatttcaatttccaCGTTGGATAATAGCTTTTACGTTATCTGTCCCTAATCTTGTGTGCATCATGCACGACGTTTTAGAAGAGAGAAAACGCAGGAAAAagcaggaagaagaagaagcatt AGCACAAGAGATCGGAGAACCAGAACCAGAACCTGTATCTCGTACTAGAAGACGCAGACCTGGTTTTACTCCAcaagaaagaaacattaataatgttaaagaAGCTCCAAAGAGGAACTGTGATCAGACAAACCATGTGTATCAGAAGCCTACTGCTTCGGGTGGAGGTCTGTGGACTGACGATGACATATTAGAGTTAATAaaacttgtaaaaaaataCCCAAGCGGTATATCAGAACGATGGGACAAGATTGCGAATGCTATGAATCGTACAGTTGCAGATGTTACGTATATGGCAAAGAAG GTGAAAGATGAAAGGTTGAAACCATGCGTGTCTACAGAAGAGATAGCTGTGGAGGAGCGTCCAAAAAAGATAAAGATACGCGttgaaaatatagataatATTACCGACTGGAGTCAAGAACAACAGAAAGCATTTGAAACAGCGCTCATAAAATATCCCAAAGGCATGTCTCTAGATAGATgggaaaaaattgcaaattgcgTTCAAGGAAAAACAAAG GATGAATGCCAAACAAGGTATAGGCAATTGGTGGAATTAGTAAAGAAGAAGCAACAAATTCAGTAG
- the LOC128879117 gene encoding ATP-dependent RNA helicase DHX8, whose product MDEVTKLEHLSLVSKICTELENHLGLNDKDLAEYIIHLAEKNNTLDKFKKVLVENGAEFSESFMANLLRIIQHMKPSKTMQEKPLKPTTKKDELAQKFPALALPNEESKVLEIKDLKDDDIVNSAMASLEELAPSNKKSGNENKKDIQTSDNDKKSKLSRRSRSKEKRRHRSRSFNRKDRKHRSRSHSRSRDRSRSRDRRHHRSRDRKRSRSRDRTSKSHRDKYSNRHVSDRSRSRSIEELSMDPEVNKIYSGKVANIVPFGCFVQLEGLKRRWEGLVHISQLRREGRVASASDVVSRGQKVLVKVLNIGGQKVSLSMKDVDQVTGRDLNPVVTVTKTEEDEKHLRNPDRPTSLLELQGNWDEDETCSRKRVQRLSSPEKWEIKQMLAASCIDRSELPEFDMETGILPREDDEEEDVEIELVEEEPPFLHGHGRALGDLSPVRIVKNPDGSLAQAAMMQSALAKERREQKMLQREQEMDSVPTGLNKNWIDPLPEAESRTLAANMRGIGLQTQDLPEWKKHVIGGKKSSFGKKTNLTLLEQRQSLPIYKLRDDLVKAVTDNQILIVIGETGSGKTTQITQYLAEAGFTARGKIGCTQPRRVAAMSVAKRVAEEFGCRLGQEVGYTIRFEDCTGPETNIKYMTDGMLLRECLMDLDLKTYSVIMLDEAHERTIHTDVLFGLLKQAVGRRPDLKLIVTSATLDAVKFSQYFFEAPIFTIPGRTFEVEVMYTKEPETDYLDAALITVMQIHLREPPGDILLFLTGQEEIDTACEILYERMKSLGPDVPELIILPVYSALPSEMQTRIFEPAPPGSRKVVIATNIAETSLTIDGIYYVVDPGFVKQKVYNSKTGMDSLIVTPISQAAAKQRAGRAGRTGPGKCYRLYTERAYRDEMLPTPVPEIQRTNLATTVLQLKTMGINDLLHFDFMDAPPVESLIMALESLHSLSALDNEGLLTRLGRRMAEFPLEPNLSKMLIMSVHLQCSDEILTIVSMLSVQNVFYRPKDKQALADQKKAKFNQPEGDHLTLLAVYNSWRNNKFSNAWCYENFVQIRTLKRAQDVRKQLLGIMDRHKLDVVSAGKNTVRIQKAVCSGFFRNAAKKDPQEGYRTLVDSQVVYIHPSSALFNRQPEWVIYHELVQTTKEYMREVTTIDPKWLVEFAPAFFKFSDPTKLSKFKKNQRLEPLYNKYEEPNAWRISRVRRRRN is encoded by the exons atggacgaagttacaaaactCGAACACTTGTCATTAGTATCGAAAATATGTACAGAATTGGAGAATCACTTGGGATTGAATGATAAAGATTTAG CGGAATACATAATCCATTTAGCAGAGAAGAATAATACCCTAGATAAGTTCAAGAAAGTTCTAGTTGAGAATGGAGCAGAGTTTTct GAATCATTTATGGCCAACTTGTTGAGAATAATACAGCACATGAAGCCATCCAAAACAATGCAAGAGAAGCCATTAAAACCAACGACTAAAAAAGATGAGCTGGCACAAAAATTTCCTGCTTTGGCTTTGCCAAACGAAGAATCAAAAGTGCTAGAGATTAAAGATCTGAAAGACGACGATATAGTTAACAGCGCTATGGCAAGTTTAGAAGAATTGGCACCGTCGAATAAAAAGTCTggcaacgaaaataaaaaagatattcaaACATCTGATAATGACAAAAAAAGTAAGCTTTCTAGGAGAAGCAGatcgaaagaaaagagaagacaCAGGTCACGATCATTTAACCGTAAGGATAGAAAACATAGGTCTAGGTCTCATTCGAGATCAAGAGATCGTTCAAGATCCAGAGATAGGAGGCATCACAGATCAAGGGATCGTAAACGATCAAGGTCACGGGATAGAACGTCAAAATCTCATAGAGATAAATACTCTAATAGACATGTATCGGATCGATCTAGGTCAAGATCTATAGAAGAACTTTCCATGGATCcagaagttaataaaatttattcaggcAAGGTTGCTAACATAGTGCCTTTTGGTTGTTTTGTGCAATTGGAAGGCCTGAAACGTAGATGGGAGGGACTTGTTCACATTTCACAGTTAAGAAGAGAGGGACGAGTTGCCAGTGCAAGCGATGTAGTGTCTAGGGGTCAGAAAGTTCTTGTAAAAGTACTTAATATCGGAGGACAAAAG gtTTCCTTAAGTATGAAAGACGTCGATCAGGTAACGGGCAGGGATTTAAACCCAGTTGTCACCGTTACCAAGACCGAAGAGGACGAGAAGCATTTGCGCAATCCTGACAGACCTACTTCGTTGCTAGAACTTCAAGGTAACTGGGACGAGGATGAAACTTGCTCTAGGAAACGAGTACAAAGGTTATCATCTCCTGAGAAATGGGAGATAAAGCAAATGCTCGCAGCATCGTGTATCGACAG AAGTGAATTGCCAGAATTTGATATGGAAACTGGTATTCTTCCCCGTGAAgacgacgaagaggaagaTGTCGAAATTGAATTAGTAGAAGAGGAACCACCGTTTCTGCATGGGCATGGAAGAGCTCTCGGAGATTTAAGTCCCGTTCGTATTGTAAAGAATCCTGATGGTTCTTTAGCGCAGGCTGCTATGATGCAAAGTGCGCTAGCGAAAGAAAGGAGGGAACAGAAAATGTTACAGAGGGAGCAAGAGATGGATTCTGTTCCTACGGgtcttaataaaaattggattGATCCTTTACCGGaag CCGAAAGTAGGACTCTAGCAGCGAATATGCGTGGAATTGGTCTTCAAACTCAAGACTTGCCCGAATGGAAGAAGCATGTAATAGGTGGAAAAAAATCATCCtttggaaagaaaacaaatttaacttTACTCGAACAGCGTCAAAGCTTACCGATATACAAGCTTAGAGATGATTTAGTGAAAGCTGTTACggataatcaaattttaatcgtaattGGAGAAACAGGATCAGGAAAAACTACTCAAATTACACAGTATTTAGCTGAAGCAGGATTTACAGCACGTGGAAAGATCGGCTGTACTCAGCCTAGAAGAGTTGCCGCTATGTCTGTCGCCAAGAGAGTAGCAGAAGAATTTGGTTGCCGTTTAGGACAAGAAGTCGGCTACACCATTCGTTTCGAAGATTGTACTGGTCCAGAAACTAATATAAAGTATATGACAGATGGTATGCTGCTCCGAGAGTGTCTGATGGATTTAGATTTGAAAACATACTCTGTCATAATGTTGGACGAAGCACATGAACGTACAATTCATACCGATGTTCTGTTTGGATTATTGAAGCAAGCAGTAGGAAGACGACCAGATTTGAAGCTGATCGTGACAAGTGCCACCCTGGATGCAGTCAAGTTTTCACAGTACTTTTTCGAAGCACCTATTTTCACTATTCCTGGAAGAACATTTGAAGTAGAGGTAATGTACACGAAAGAGCCAGAAACAGATTATCTAGATGCAGCGCTTATAACGGTAATGCAAATACACTTGCGAGAGCCACCGGGTGATATACTTCTTTTCTTAACTGGTCAAGAGGAGATCGATACTGcttgtgaaattttatatgaacGTATGAAGTCTCTTGGTCCTGATGTGCCAGAACTAATAATTTTGCCTGTCTATTCCGCACTTCCTTCGGAAATGCAAACCAGAATATTCGAACCAGCTCCACCTGGCTCGCGAAAAGTAGTGATAGCCACAAACATAGCAGAAACAAGCTTGACTATCGATGGAATTTACTATGTGGTCGATCCAGGctttgtaaaacaaaaagtatataattcTAAGACAGGAATGGATAGTCTCATAGTGACTCCGATAAGCCAAGCAGCTGCCAAACAAAGAGCAGGAAGAGCCGGCAGAACTGGTCCAGGGAAATGTTACAGACTTTACACCGAAAGAGCTTACAG AGATGAAATGTTACCTACACCAGTACCAGAGATTCAACGTACCAATTTAGCAACTACAGTATTGCAACTAAAAACAATGGGTATTAACGATTTGTTACACTTTGATTTTATGGATGCTCCACCTGTGGAATCGTTAATCATGGCCTTGGAATCGTTGCATAGCTTAAGCGCATTAGATAACGAAGGTCTTTTAACTAGATTGGGCAGAAGAATGGCGGAGTTTCCATTGGAACCGAATTTATCAAAGATGCTCATTATGAGCGTGCATCTTCAATGTTCCGATGAGATATTAACCATTGTTAGCATGCTGTCTGTCCAAAACGTTTTCTACAG acCAAAGGATAAGCAGGCCTTGGCTGATCAAAAGAAAGCAAAATTCAATCAGCCTGAGGGTGATCATTTAACTCTATTAGCGGTTTACAATTCCTggaggaataataaatttagtaacGCTTGGTGCTACGAAAATTTCGTGCAAATTAGGACTTTAAAACGCGCCCAAGACGTTCGGAAACAGCTATTAGGTATCATGGATAG GCATAAATTGGACGTGGTGTCTGCTGGGAAAAATACGGTAAGGATTCAAAAAGCTGTATGTTCAGGGTTCTTTAGAAATGCTGCGAAGAAAGATCCTCAAGAAGGATACAGAACTTTAGTAGACAGCCAAGTTGTTTATATTCATCCGAGTAGTGCTTTATTTAATAGGCAACCAGAATGG GTTATTTATCACGAATTGGTGCAAACTACTAAAGAATATATGAGAGAGGTAACTACCATTGATCCTAAATGGTTGGTAGAATTTGCTCCAGCATTCTTTAAATTCAGCGATCCGACTAAGCTCagtaaattcaagaaaaaccAACGACTCGAACCGCTTTACAATAAATACGAGGAGCCGAACGCTTGGCGAATATCCAGAGTTCGTAGAAGACGTAATTAA